In the Deltaproteobacteria bacterium genome, GCTTTCTGGCCACCAGTGGACTTCTGGTAAAGGGGAGAATGAGCTCGGTCTGGGCAGCCCTGAAGGCGAGCAGCGCCACCTGGTCCCTCTTGTGGTAGGCATCGGTGAGCAGAGAGAAGACAATGCCTTTGGTGAAGGTCATCCTCCGGTTGGCTCCCATAGAGCCGCTGGCGTCCACCAGAAAGAGTATGGTGGCAGCTGTGGCCTGCAGCCGCACCTTTTCTCGAATGTCCTGGGTGGCGATCCGTATGAGCCTGCGAGTCTGACGGCTGCACTGGCGCCCGGCAGCAGCTCGCAGGCTGGCGTCCAGGGCAATGCTTTGCGGCCTTCCCAGTGGAAGCCTGCTCTTGATATAGCGGCCGCCGGCGGTGATGGCCGCCTGGCGCGGTCTGCGACCCCGGGGCAGCCGCTTCTCCTGCCGCCTCGCTCTGCTCTGGCTCTTGACCACTAGAGGCGGGCCAATATCGAAGCGTCTGCCCCAGTCAAGGGTCAATGAGCCTCTGCCTGGGAGTTTTTTTTTAACCGCACAGAGGCCTGGGGCTTCTCCAGGGTGCTCTCCTCAACTTCGATTACCTTTTCCAGGACCTGGTCGATTTTTTCGAGAGGCGACTGTTCATCAGCGGGATCTATGCGCAACCGGTGCGGCAACACGAGCTGGGCAGCTGTGGCCACCTCCCGCAGGGTGACCTCGTTCAGGCCTGCATAGGCGGCCAGGGCTGTAGCTGTCTTGGCCATG is a window encoding:
- a CDS encoding VWA domain-containing protein, with protein sequence MTLDWGRRFDIGPPLVVKSQSRARRQEKRLPRGRRPRQAAITAGGRYIKSRLPLGRPQSIALDASLRAAAGRQCSRQTRRLIRIATQDIREKVRLQATAATILFLVDASGSMGANRRMTFTKGIVFSLLTDAYHKRDQVALLAFRAAQTELILPFTRSPLVARKHLRKLSVGGKTPLGLGLKEAVVLLRRQQRKNAQLRPVLVVVSDGRGNVALEYSDPYDEAMHYASVVKSAGIESIFVDTEEDPCSFGYGPQLARAMGASYISAEKIRLHGVIELPL